From the genome of Bordetella sp. H567, one region includes:
- the umoC gene encoding UmoC family flagellar biogenesis regulator — translation MKRTRPYMHLIYAAAAGALLCAASNASTTQASPATSVLDRCALAIGNQPRTAMQGCLKTQLKKAHDAMRAAYAQVESGLKKIDSAATPDALRALKHSQDSFNSFMHKECRRQGAAMLGGSGAGDMELACQVALTQWRATQLGQN, via the coding sequence ATGAAACGGACCCGCCCGTACATGCATCTGATCTACGCCGCGGCCGCCGGCGCGCTGCTATGCGCGGCCAGCAACGCAAGCACCACGCAGGCGTCCCCGGCAACCAGCGTCCTCGATCGCTGCGCGTTGGCCATCGGCAATCAACCACGCACCGCCATGCAGGGCTGCCTGAAGACGCAGCTGAAGAAGGCGCATGACGCCATGCGCGCGGCTTATGCGCAAGTGGAGTCCGGCCTGAAGAAGATCGATTCCGCCGCCACACCGGATGCGCTGCGCGCCTTGAAGCATTCGCAGGACAGCTTCAACAGCTTCATGCACAAGGAATGCAGGCGCCAAGGCGCCGCCATGCTCGGCGGCTCGGGCGCGGGCGATATGGAACTGGCATGCCAGGTCGCGCTGACGCAATGGCGCGCGACGCAGCTGGGCCAGAACTGA
- a CDS encoding 2OG-Fe(II) oxygenase gives MPLPEHQNPLLLEPSRRQAHGPAQPHESELDRTPAGLHGQDWAALAQALDSQGCGLLPGLLSDAQCDALAGSYDDAGRFRSRVVMSRHGFGRGEYQYFAYPLPGLIQGLREQAYPHLVPIANRWNAAMGNPVRYPPTHAGFLRRCHQAGQARPTPLLLRYGPGDYNCLHQDLYGEHVFPLQIAVLLSRPDSDYTGGEFVLTEQRPRMQSRVEVVPLNKGDAVVFAVNERPVQGTRGVYRVKLRHGVSRLRTGQRHVLGVIFHDAA, from the coding sequence ATGCCCCTTCCCGAACATCAGAACCCGCTTCTTCTCGAACCTTCCCGGCGCCAGGCGCACGGCCCCGCGCAACCGCATGAGTCCGAGCTGGATCGGACTCCCGCCGGATTGCACGGACAGGATTGGGCCGCCCTGGCGCAAGCGCTGGACAGCCAAGGGTGCGGCCTGCTGCCCGGGCTGCTGTCCGACGCGCAATGCGATGCACTGGCGGGCAGTTATGACGATGCCGGGCGCTTTCGCAGCCGCGTCGTCATGAGCCGCCACGGGTTCGGACGCGGCGAATACCAATACTTCGCCTATCCGCTACCCGGCCTGATCCAGGGCTTGCGCGAGCAGGCCTATCCCCATCTCGTTCCCATCGCCAACCGCTGGAATGCGGCGATGGGCAATCCCGTGCGCTATCCGCCCACGCACGCCGGCTTCCTGCGGCGCTGCCACCAGGCCGGCCAGGCACGCCCTACCCCATTGCTATTGCGCTATGGCCCCGGCGACTACAACTGCCTGCATCAGGACCTGTATGGCGAACACGTATTTCCGCTGCAGATCGCGGTACTGCTTTCCCGGCCGGACAGCGACTACACGGGCGGTGAATTCGTGCTGACCGAGCAGCGTCCGCGCATGCAGTCCCGCGTGGAGGTGGTGCCCTTGAACAAGGGCGACGCGGTGGTGTTCGCGGTCAACGAGCGCCCGGTACAAGGAACTCGCGGCGTGTATCGCGTCAAGCTGCGCCACGGCGTCAGCCGTTTGCGCACGGGGCAGCGCCACGTGCTGGGCGTGATCTTCCACGACGCCGCCTGA
- a CDS encoding amino acid ABC transporter permease: MSFSLDFSSLWPYWPVFLKGAWLTLKMTAVAIFFGVILGTLVAFAKRSRYRLLARACAVYIEAVRNTPFLVQIFLLFFGLASAGIHLPTFTAAVLAMIVNIGAYAAEIIRAGLEAVPRGQIEAAECLGLSRWRIGWHVMLQPAIEKVYPSLTGQFLLMMQASAVASQISAEELTAVANTVQSDTFRSLETYIVVAALYLVLSLLIKLLAWVVGEYAFKRRRAIRRAAAQAGKPPPKRASVSAAIKRGAA, translated from the coding sequence ATGAGCTTTTCCCTGGATTTCAGTAGTCTGTGGCCCTACTGGCCGGTGTTCCTCAAGGGCGCGTGGCTGACCCTGAAAATGACCGCCGTGGCGATTTTCTTCGGCGTCATCCTGGGCACGCTGGTGGCTTTCGCCAAACGCAGCCGCTACCGCCTGCTGGCCCGCGCCTGCGCCGTGTATATCGAGGCGGTGCGCAACACACCCTTCCTGGTTCAGATCTTCCTGCTGTTCTTCGGCCTGGCCAGCGCGGGCATCCATCTGCCCACCTTTACCGCGGCGGTATTGGCGATGATCGTCAATATCGGCGCCTATGCCGCGGAGATCATCCGCGCTGGGCTGGAGGCCGTGCCGCGCGGGCAGATCGAGGCCGCGGAATGCCTGGGGCTGTCGCGCTGGCGCATCGGCTGGCATGTCATGCTGCAACCCGCCATCGAAAAGGTGTACCCGTCGCTGACCGGCCAGTTCCTGTTGATGATGCAGGCATCCGCGGTGGCATCGCAGATCTCCGCCGAAGAACTCACCGCCGTGGCCAACACGGTGCAGTCCGATACATTCCGCTCGCTGGAAACATACATTGTCGTCGCGGCGCTGTACCTGGTCTTGTCGCTGCTGATCAAGCTGCTGGCCTGGGTGGTGGGCGAATATGCCTTCAAGCGCCGCCGCGCGATCCGGCGCGCCGCGGCGCAAGCCGGCAAGCCGCCGCCCAAGCGCGCCAGCGTATCGGCGGCCATCAAGCGGGGGGCGGCGTAA
- a CDS encoding amino acid ABC transporter permease, giving the protein MHGFSMAHFWYLVQSIGWTLVLSALAFVLGSIGGFGVMLARISPRRWLRVAALVYIEIIQGIPLLILLFIVYFGLSVYGYEVPSLVAAGLALMVYTSAYLGDIWRGCVEAMPKPQWEASECLAMTRWQTLRLVIIPQAVRLALPSTVGFMVQLIKMTSLASVIGFIELTRAGQIINNSIFEPFLVFGLVAAFYFVLCYPLSRWSQSMENKLNVGNR; this is encoded by the coding sequence ATGCACGGCTTTTCGATGGCGCACTTCTGGTACCTGGTGCAGTCGATAGGCTGGACCTTGGTCCTGTCCGCGCTGGCCTTCGTCCTGGGCAGCATCGGCGGGTTCGGCGTGATGTTGGCGCGGATTTCGCCGCGCCGTTGGCTGCGCGTGGCGGCGCTGGTCTATATCGAAATCATCCAGGGCATCCCGCTGCTGATCCTGCTGTTCATCGTCTATTTCGGCCTGTCGGTCTATGGCTACGAAGTACCGTCGCTGGTGGCGGCGGGGCTGGCCTTGATGGTCTACACCAGCGCCTATCTGGGCGATATCTGGCGCGGCTGCGTGGAAGCGATGCCCAAGCCGCAGTGGGAAGCTTCCGAATGCCTGGCGATGACCCGCTGGCAGACCTTGCGGCTGGTCATCATTCCGCAGGCCGTGCGTTTGGCGCTGCCTTCGACGGTCGGCTTCATGGTGCAGTTGATCAAGATGACCTCGCTGGCGTCGGTGATCGGCTTCATCGAGCTGACGCGCGCCGGACAGATCATCAACAACTCCATTTTCGAGCCCTTCCTCGTGTTCGGCCTGGTGGCCGCTTTCTATTTCGTGCTGTGCTACCCGCTGTCGCGCTGGAGCCAATCGATGGAGAACAAGCTCAATGTCGGCAATCGTTAA
- a CDS encoding amino acid ABC transporter ATP-binding protein — protein sequence MSAIVKLDDVYKRFGSNQVLQGVSFEVAKGEMIAVIGASGSGKSTALRCIDRLETIDQGSIEVCGIRVDRPETDLRQLRLEVGIVFQSYNLFAHLTVEENIMLALRHVKKMRREQARGIAMSVLEQVGLAQKAAAYPEQLSGGQQQRVAIARSLAMSPKVMLFDEVTSALDPQLTGEVLRVMEDLAAGGMTMILVTHEMAFAKRVADRIIYMHQGKVWEVGDGGMLDAPRTPELRAFLSNGL from the coding sequence ATGTCGGCAATCGTTAAGCTGGACGACGTCTATAAGCGCTTCGGCTCGAACCAGGTCCTGCAGGGCGTTTCCTTCGAGGTGGCGAAGGGCGAGATGATCGCGGTGATCGGCGCCAGCGGCTCGGGCAAGAGCACGGCACTGCGCTGCATCGACCGGCTGGAAACCATAGACCAGGGCAGCATCGAAGTCTGCGGCATCCGCGTGGATCGCCCGGAAACCGACCTGCGCCAGTTGAGGCTGGAAGTGGGCATCGTGTTCCAGAGCTACAACCTGTTCGCCCACCTGACTGTGGAAGAGAACATCATGCTGGCGCTGCGGCACGTCAAGAAAATGCGCCGTGAGCAGGCGCGCGGCATCGCGATGTCGGTGCTGGAGCAGGTCGGCCTGGCGCAGAAGGCGGCCGCCTACCCGGAGCAGCTGTCCGGCGGCCAGCAACAGCGCGTGGCCATCGCACGTTCGCTGGCGATGTCGCCCAAGGTCATGCTGTTCGACGAGGTGACGTCCGCGCTCGACCCGCAACTGACCGGCGAAGTGCTGCGCGTCATGGAAGACCTGGCAGCCGGCGGCATGACCATGATCCTGGTCACCCACGAGATGGCCTTTGCCAAGCGCGTGGCCGATCGCATCATCTACATGCACCAGGGCAAGGTCTGGGAGGTCGGCGACGGCGGCATGCTGGACGCGCCGCGGACGCCGGAGCTGCGGGCCTTTCTGAGCAACGGGCTCTGA
- a CDS encoding transporter substrate-binding domain-containing protein: MKINQLFLRGCTAALLLAGVAHAAVADELADIKKAGKIRVAIAMGTPLYSYVDENLKPTGSDVDTAALLAKDLGVKLEIVQVTNAARVPTLQAKRADLVVADLSITPERAKVVDFSVPYAVISLIVGAPKDIKIAGYPDLNGKTIGLTRATVNDSITTELAKGADIKRYEDDATLITSMVTGQIDIFSSTPSNLAEIQKRAPQRNVEMKFAQKEFDLGIALQQGQPALKDWVNNWVRENLKNGKLNAIYKKYHGRDLPARITQAQG, translated from the coding sequence TTGAAAATCAACCAACTGTTCCTGCGCGGCTGCACCGCCGCGCTGCTGCTGGCCGGCGTCGCGCATGCAGCGGTCGCCGACGAGCTGGCCGACATCAAGAAGGCAGGCAAGATCCGCGTGGCCATCGCCATGGGCACGCCGCTGTACAGCTACGTGGACGAAAACCTCAAGCCCACCGGTTCGGACGTGGATACTGCGGCCCTGCTGGCCAAGGACCTGGGCGTGAAGCTGGAGATCGTGCAGGTCACCAACGCTGCCCGCGTGCCGACGCTGCAGGCCAAGCGCGCCGACCTAGTCGTGGCCGACCTGTCGATCACCCCCGAGCGCGCGAAGGTCGTCGACTTCTCCGTGCCGTATGCCGTGATCTCGTTGATCGTGGGGGCGCCCAAGGACATCAAGATCGCCGGTTATCCGGACCTGAACGGCAAGACCATCGGGCTGACTCGCGCGACGGTCAACGACAGCATCACCACGGAACTGGCCAAGGGCGCGGACATCAAGCGCTATGAGGATGACGCCACGCTCATCACTTCCATGGTGACCGGCCAGATCGATATCTTCTCCAGCACGCCGTCCAACCTGGCCGAAATCCAGAAGCGCGCGCCGCAGCGCAACGTCGAAATGAAGTTCGCCCAGAAGGAGTTCGACCTGGGCATCGCCCTGCAGCAGGGCCAGCCCGCGCTGAAGGACTGGGTCAACAACTGGGTGCGCGAAAACCTGAAGAACGGCAAGCTGAACGCCATCTACAAGAAATATCACGGCCGCGATCTGCCCGCGCGTATCACGCAAGCGCAGGGCTGA
- the yddG gene encoding aromatic amino acid exporter YddG, with protein sequence MTGSHAGAASAARATSIGVIAILLWAALALLTVRAGGLPPFQLLALSFGVAFVGGVCALLPRGRAALAEMRQPLRPWLLSVGGIFCYHALYFFALSHAPAAQASLIAYLWPLFIVLFSALAPGGHLHPRHVVGAVLGLAGTALIALDRSGAADAAWPVAGIAAAFGCALIWSGYSVLNRRYASAPSSMMVGVCGLVALAGAACHALLETTVPVSGAQWGAILLLGLGPTGLAFLAWDYATKHGHLALLGPLSYLAPLLSTLLLVLTGETPATLSLLMAALLIIGGSVVATFARR encoded by the coding sequence ATGACGGGATCCCATGCGGGCGCGGCCAGCGCGGCCCGCGCGACAAGCATAGGCGTGATCGCCATCCTGCTGTGGGCGGCGCTGGCCCTGCTGACGGTGCGGGCCGGCGGCCTGCCGCCGTTCCAGCTGCTGGCCCTGAGTTTCGGCGTGGCTTTCGTGGGCGGCGTCTGCGCGCTGCTGCCGCGCGGACGCGCCGCGCTGGCCGAGATGCGCCAGCCCCTGCGCCCCTGGCTGCTGAGCGTCGGCGGCATCTTTTGCTATCACGCGCTGTATTTCTTCGCGCTCTCGCACGCGCCGGCCGCGCAGGCCAGCTTGATCGCCTATTTGTGGCCCTTGTTCATCGTGCTGTTTTCCGCGCTGGCGCCGGGCGGCCATTTGCATCCCCGCCATGTCGTGGGCGCGGTGCTGGGGCTGGCGGGCACGGCGCTGATCGCACTCGATCGCAGCGGCGCGGCCGACGCGGCATGGCCGGTCGCGGGCATCGCCGCCGCCTTCGGCTGTGCGCTGATCTGGTCGGGATACTCGGTGCTGAACCGGCGTTACGCCAGTGCGCCCAGCAGCATGATGGTGGGCGTATGTGGACTGGTTGCGCTGGCAGGCGCCGCCTGCCACGCCCTGCTGGAAACCACCGTGCCCGTCAGCGGCGCCCAGTGGGGCGCGATCCTGCTGCTGGGGCTGGGGCCGACGGGGCTTGCCTTCCTGGCCTGGGACTACGCCACCAAGCATGGGCATCTGGCCTTGCTGGGCCCCTTGTCCTATCTGGCGCCCTTGCTGTCGACGCTGCTGCTTGTCCTGACCGGCGAAACGCCCGCGACCCTGTCACTGCTGATGGCGGCCTTGCTGATCATCGGCGGTTCGGTGGTGGCCACCTTCGCGCGCCGCTAG
- a CDS encoding aldo/keto reductase has translation MTRKPPSIAFPDGQTVPALGQGTWSMGESSARAQVEIRSLQAGIDAGLTLIDTAEMYANGGAEEIVGRAIQGRRDRIFLVSKVLPGNASRHGVARACEASLRRLGVDRIDLYLLHWRGPHPLADTVAAFEELVSQGKIARWGVSNLDGEEMKELTALPGGERAQTDQVLYNLGRRGIEFDLLPWCRSRGMPVMAYSPIEQGRLLHDPTLKRVGERHGISAAAAALAWVLREPGVIAIPKTASREHLKQNLACLGVTLTDQDLAELDQAFPPPGRKRPLEMI, from the coding sequence ATGACCCGCAAGCCCCCCAGCATCGCTTTCCCCGATGGGCAGACCGTCCCGGCCCTGGGCCAGGGGACCTGGTCCATGGGCGAATCCTCGGCGCGCGCCCAAGTTGAAATCCGTTCGCTGCAGGCCGGCATCGACGCCGGCCTGACGCTGATCGACACCGCGGAAATGTATGCCAATGGCGGCGCGGAGGAAATCGTCGGCCGCGCCATCCAGGGACGGCGCGACCGCATATTCCTGGTCAGCAAGGTCCTGCCCGGCAATGCCTCCCGGCATGGCGTCGCGCGTGCCTGCGAGGCGAGCCTGCGGCGCCTGGGCGTGGACCGCATCGACCTGTACCTGCTGCACTGGCGTGGGCCGCACCCCCTGGCCGACACCGTGGCGGCCTTCGAGGAGCTGGTCAGCCAGGGCAAGATCGCCCGCTGGGGCGTCAGCAACCTGGACGGCGAGGAGATGAAGGAATTGACCGCCCTGCCCGGCGGCGAGCGGGCGCAGACCGACCAGGTGCTGTACAACCTTGGCCGTCGCGGCATCGAGTTCGATCTGCTGCCGTGGTGCCGCTCGCGTGGGATGCCGGTCATGGCCTACTCCCCCATCGAGCAGGGGCGCCTGCTGCACGATCCCACGCTGAAGCGGGTGGGCGAACGCCATGGCATCAGCGCGGCGGCGGCCGCCCTGGCGTGGGTGTTGCGCGAGCCCGGCGTGATCGCGATCCCAAAGACGGCATCGCGCGAACACCTGAAGCAGAACCTGGCTTGCCTGGGGGTTACGCTGACGGACCAGGACCTGGCCGAACTGGACCAGGCCTTCCCGCCGCCCGGGCGGAAACGGCCGCTGGAGATGATCTAG
- a CDS encoding I78 family peptidase inhibitor: MIRKLIPLVLVASLAACANTGRQASSTGTDGTTSSTPSAGTTDSSSSTESYGASGDSAGGSYGGGYGGGGYTPSYAASRGCDAQPVQNMIGTKLTSSVESQIKQASSSSKTRVLKPGEVMTMEYDPQRINLILDQQGALTALRCG; encoded by the coding sequence ATGATCCGCAAGCTCATCCCGCTCGTTCTCGTCGCCAGTCTCGCTGCCTGCGCCAACACCGGCCGGCAGGCATCATCGACCGGCACGGACGGCACGACATCCTCCACGCCTTCGGCCGGTACCACGGACAGCTCGAGCAGCACGGAAAGCTACGGGGCCTCCGGCGACAGCGCAGGTGGAAGCTACGGCGGGGGGTATGGCGGCGGCGGCTACACCCCGTCCTATGCGGCCAGCCGCGGCTGCGATGCCCAGCCCGTGCAGAACATGATCGGCACCAAGCTGACCAGCTCGGTGGAAAGCCAGATCAAGCAGGCGTCTTCCTCCAGCAAGACCCGTGTGCTGAAGCCTGGCGAAGTCATGACCATGGAATACGACCCGCAGCGTATCAACCTGATCCTGGACCAACAGGGCGCGCTGACTGCCCTGCGCTGCGGCTGA
- a CDS encoding MFS transporter, which yields MSVIRSDIPARLDRLPWSRWHTRVVVALGVAWVLDGLEVTLVGSLGSVLERPDTLGLDAVQVGWSGSLYIAGAVVGALVFGRLADRLGRKRLFLMTLALYMAATLLTAFSTNFVFFAICRFATGLGIGGEYAAINSAIDELIPARVRGRVSLAINGSFWVGAALGAAVSLFLLDARVLGPEYGWRAGFALGAVLALAILLVRRDVPESPRWLLSHGREAQALRIIEAIEAEVIAREGGLAPVAASVTFGRRAAPTLREVAHVLTRRYRKRSVVALSMMISQAFFYNAIFFTYSLVLTRFMHVPADRVALYIFPFAAGNVLGPLLLGPLFDHVGRRRMIALTYVSAGVALALTGWAFMAGHLGAGTLALCWSAVFFLASAAASSAYLTVSEVFPLETRALAISVFYAIGTGAGGFVGPVLFGTLIESGNRNAVGYGYAFAALLVIAAGLLALRHGVDAERKPLEEIATPLGVEDAPAPRTQAVRTEL from the coding sequence ATGAGCGTCATCCGCAGCGACATTCCCGCCCGGCTGGACCGCCTGCCCTGGTCCCGCTGGCATACGCGCGTCGTCGTGGCGCTGGGCGTCGCCTGGGTGCTGGACGGGCTGGAAGTCACGCTGGTCGGCTCGCTGGGCAGCGTGCTGGAACGTCCGGATACCCTAGGGCTGGACGCCGTCCAGGTGGGCTGGTCCGGTTCGCTGTATATCGCCGGGGCGGTGGTGGGTGCCCTGGTCTTCGGTCGCCTGGCCGACCGCCTCGGCCGCAAGAGGCTGTTCTTGATGACGCTGGCGCTGTACATGGCTGCCACGCTGCTGACGGCCTTCTCCACGAATTTCGTGTTCTTTGCGATCTGCCGCTTCGCCACGGGGCTGGGCATCGGCGGCGAATACGCCGCCATCAACTCGGCCATCGATGAATTGATTCCGGCGCGGGTGCGTGGCCGCGTCAGCCTGGCCATCAATGGCAGCTTCTGGGTCGGTGCGGCACTGGGTGCGGCGGTCAGCCTGTTCCTGCTCGACGCGCGCGTGCTCGGTCCGGAATACGGCTGGCGGGCGGGCTTCGCCCTGGGCGCGGTGCTGGCCCTGGCCATCCTGCTGGTGCGGCGCGATGTGCCGGAAAGCCCGCGCTGGCTGCTGTCTCACGGGCGCGAGGCGCAAGCCCTGCGCATCATCGAAGCGATCGAAGCCGAGGTCATCGCGCGGGAGGGCGGCCTGGCGCCGGTGGCCGCCAGCGTGACGTTCGGCCGCCGGGCCGCGCCCACCCTGCGCGAGGTAGCGCACGTACTGACGCGGCGCTATCGCAAGCGCAGCGTGGTGGCGCTGTCGATGATGATCTCGCAGGCGTTCTTCTACAACGCAATCTTCTTTACCTATTCGCTTGTGCTGACGCGCTTCATGCACGTACCGGCAGACCGCGTGGCCCTGTATATTTTTCCGTTCGCCGCGGGCAATGTGCTGGGGCCGCTGCTGCTGGGCCCGCTGTTCGACCACGTGGGCCGCCGCCGCATGATCGCGTTGACCTATGTCTCGGCCGGGGTCGCGCTGGCGCTGACGGGATGGGCCTTCATGGCGGGCCACCTGGGGGCGGGCACACTGGCGCTGTGCTGGTCGGCGGTGTTCTTCCTGGCGTCGGCCGCGGCCAGCTCGGCGTACCTGACGGTCAGCGAAGTCTTTCCGCTGGAAACCCGCGCCCTGGCGATTTCCGTCTTTTATGCCATCGGTACGGGCGCCGGCGGCTTTGTCGGACCCGTGCTGTTCGGCACGCTGATCGAAAGCGGCAACCGCAACGCCGTCGGTTACGGCTACGCGTTCGCCGCGCTGCTGGTCATCGCGGCCGGCCTGCTGGCCCTGCGCCACGGCGTGGACGCGGAACGCAAGCCGCTGGAAGAGATCGCCACGCCGCTGGGGGTGGAGGACGCGCCCGCGCCGCGAACCCAAGCCGTTCGCACTGAACTATGA
- a CDS encoding LysR family transcriptional regulator, whose product MLDLNEFLTFSVIAEEKSFSRAAEKLGISKALASKHVADLEHALGVKLLHRTTRKIGLTTAGALFYERCRQLVAHAEDARHEIEQFRSSPGGLIRVSSAMAFGRRHLVPAITRFLEQYPDISVDLDLSQQFPDLITAGADVVIRQADEPLLVSLVARRLAPVRWVACASPAYLARRGAPRTPADLVEHNCLVYFVNSKGEWSFTDEAGVQAVRPKGNFKANSADAVLHAALGNLGIGVVPTFAAGDALRSGQLVRVLPEYRLPERALYAAYLPNPTMAQSTRLFVGFLGDYFGDQPYWDRDLAP is encoded by the coding sequence ATGCTAGACCTGAATGAGTTTCTGACCTTTTCGGTGATCGCGGAGGAGAAAAGCTTTTCCCGCGCGGCGGAAAAGCTGGGTATCTCCAAGGCGCTGGCCAGCAAGCACGTGGCCGACCTGGAACATGCGCTGGGGGTCAAGTTGCTGCATCGGACCACCCGCAAGATCGGACTGACCACGGCCGGCGCGCTGTTCTACGAGCGCTGCCGCCAGCTGGTGGCGCACGCGGAAGACGCGCGTCACGAGATCGAACAATTCCGCAGTTCCCCCGGCGGCCTCATACGCGTCAGTTCGGCCATGGCCTTCGGGCGGCGCCATCTGGTACCGGCCATCACCCGTTTCCTGGAGCAGTATCCCGATATTTCCGTCGACCTGGACCTGAGCCAGCAGTTTCCCGACCTGATCACCGCCGGCGCCGACGTGGTGATACGCCAGGCCGATGAGCCCTTGCTGGTGTCCCTGGTGGCGCGTCGGCTGGCGCCGGTGCGCTGGGTGGCTTGCGCCAGTCCCGCGTATCTGGCGCGGCGTGGTGCACCGCGCACGCCGGCCGACCTGGTCGAACACAACTGCCTGGTGTATTTCGTCAACAGCAAGGGGGAATGGTCGTTCACGGATGAGGCGGGCGTGCAGGCGGTGCGTCCCAAGGGCAACTTCAAGGCCAATAGCGCCGACGCGGTGCTGCATGCCGCGCTGGGCAATCTGGGGATCGGGGTCGTGCCCACCTTTGCGGCCGGCGACGCGCTGCGCAGCGGCCAGCTGGTGCGCGTGTTGCCGGAATACCGGCTGCCGGAACGCGCGCTGTACGCCGCCTATCTGCCCAACCCCACCATGGCCCAGAGTACACGGCTGTTCGTCGGTTTCCTGGGTGATTACTTCGGCGACCAACCCTACTGGGACCGCGACCTGGCGCCGTGA
- a CDS encoding nuclear transport factor 2 family protein gives MNDILHAKDAIRELLADYCFRLDGYELAELGRLFTPTGQWISRNGRAQGPDGIASFMRQLVPAPGPGTRRKHFTTNIIIDVDGDSAGVRSNFLVVRDAPGGPAIAVAGTYRDRVVRLDGRWRFEQRELFHDIAGESGLNR, from the coding sequence ATGAACGACATCCTGCACGCCAAGGACGCGATCCGGGAGCTCCTGGCGGACTACTGCTTCCGGCTGGATGGATACGAGCTTGCCGAGCTGGGCCGGCTGTTCACGCCGACGGGCCAGTGGATATCGCGCAACGGCCGGGCGCAGGGCCCGGACGGCATCGCTTCCTTCATGCGCCAACTGGTGCCCGCGCCGGGGCCGGGGACGCGGCGCAAGCACTTCACCACCAACATCATCATCGACGTGGACGGCGACAGCGCCGGCGTGCGGTCCAATTTCCTGGTCGTGCGCGATGCGCCGGGTGGGCCGGCCATCGCCGTGGCCGGAACCTATCGCGACCGTGTCGTACGGCTCGATGGCCGGTGGCGATTCGAGCAGCGCGAGCTTTTTCACGACATCGCGGGCGAAAGCGGCTTGAACCGCTGA
- a CDS encoding MFS transporter — protein sequence MSALLRCRSLRGVAITQGCAVYTVYFFLTWLPSYLQTTRGLSVLKTGMFTAVPYAFAVPGTIFIGWLSDRLMRGKPVQSGARRNQVAVMMLCSAVMVTIRWVHDTATIIALLSISLSCIGSAVGLNITLTNDLLRNAANTGKAHGFLVTGGNLFGVIAPIATAYVIAGTGSYDAAFVVAGVLLLVGATVVLTMTRAPIAPEDMPRGRPILEEMRP from the coding sequence CTGTCCGCGCTGCTGCGGTGCCGCAGCCTGAGGGGCGTGGCGATTACCCAGGGCTGCGCGGTCTATACCGTGTACTTTTTCCTCACCTGGCTGCCCTCGTATCTGCAGACGACGCGCGGCCTGAGCGTCCTGAAAACCGGCATGTTCACGGCGGTACCCTATGCTTTCGCGGTACCCGGCACGATCTTCATCGGCTGGCTCAGCGACCGCCTCATGCGCGGCAAGCCGGTGCAGTCCGGCGCGCGCCGCAACCAGGTGGCGGTCATGATGTTGTGCTCGGCCGTCATGGTGACGATCCGCTGGGTTCACGACACCGCGACCATCATCGCGCTGCTTTCCATCTCGCTCAGCTGCATCGGCAGCGCCGTGGGCCTGAACATCACGCTGACCAACGACCTGTTGCGCAATGCCGCCAATACCGGCAAGGCACATGGCTTCCTGGTCACGGGCGGCAACCTGTTCGGCGTGATCGCGCCGATCGCGACCGCCTACGTGATAGCCGGCACGGGCAGCTACGACGCCGCCTTCGTGGTGGCGGGCGTCCTGTTGCTGGTAGGGGCCACCGTGGTACTGACGATGACGCGCGCGCCGATCGCGCCGGAAGACATGCCGCGCGGGCGGCCCATCCTGGAGGAGATGCGCCCATGA
- a CDS encoding MFS transporter, whose protein sequence is MQQQGMTRGRIWIYLLLFTGCSINYIDRIVLSVAAQPVAAAFHLSTVQLGYLFSAFLWTYLVAVLPWGMWVDKYGTRRSTAAGMAIWSLATLATGASWSFASLFASRLAMGFGEGATYPAGGRTIREWMPAGERGLATVVFNCGGYAGPALGLVTMGYVVSELGWRGGFYVAGAVGFVWLLAWLIWFRQPEQARFIGEAERAKILAERGGAATPGTARPCPRCCGAAA, encoded by the coding sequence ATGCAACAACAAGGCATGACGCGCGGCCGGATCTGGATCTACCTGCTGCTTTTCACGGGCTGCTCGATCAACTACATCGACCGCATCGTATTGTCCGTCGCCGCGCAGCCGGTGGCCGCCGCCTTCCACTTGTCGACCGTCCAGCTGGGCTATCTGTTCTCGGCCTTCCTGTGGACCTACCTGGTGGCCGTCCTGCCCTGGGGCATGTGGGTCGACAAATACGGTACCCGGCGTTCGACGGCGGCCGGCATGGCGATATGGTCGCTCGCCACGCTGGCAACCGGTGCGAGTTGGAGCTTTGCATCGCTGTTCGCGTCGCGCCTGGCCATGGGCTTCGGCGAAGGCGCCACCTACCCGGCCGGCGGCCGCACCATACGCGAATGGATGCCCGCGGGCGAACGCGGGCTGGCCACGGTGGTCTTCAATTGCGGCGGCTACGCGGGCCCGGCCCTGGGCCTGGTCACCATGGGCTATGTCGTCAGCGAACTGGGCTGGCGCGGCGGATTCTATGTGGCCGGCGCCGTGGGCTTCGTCTGGCTGCTGGCGTGGCTGATCTGGTTTCGCCAGCCCGAGCAGGCCCGTTTCATCGGCGAAGCCGAGCGCGCCAAAATTCTGGCCGAGCGCGGCGGCGCCGCGACGCCCGGCACGGCGCGCCCCTGTCCGCGCTGCTGCGGTGCCGCAGCCTGA